Within the Qingrenia yutianensis genome, the region AAAGGATTTGACGGCAAGCGAGATTTCCGTAAGGCTCGGTGCGACTTGGATACCGCCCGAAATATTCCAACAGTTTATGTTTGAGTTTCTCGACACCCCACGCTATGCACAATGGAATATCAAGGTTCACTACTCCCAGTTTACCGGCGAATGGAACATTGAGGGAAAGAGCTATGACCGTTCCAATGTTAAAGCGTACAGCACATACGGCACTTCCCGTATCAACGCATATAAGATAATTGAGGAAACGCTGAACCTGAAAGATGTCCGTATCTTTGACTATATCGAAGATGAAGAAGGCAAGAAAAAAGCCGTTCTCAATAAAAAAGAGACGGCAATCGCACAGGCAAAGCAGGAACTCATAAAGCAGGGCTTTCAGGACTGGATATGGGCTGACCCTGCCCGCCGAGAAAAACTCACGAAGATGTATAACGAAAAGTTCAACAGCATAAGACCCCGTGAGTACGACGGAAGCCACATTGTTTTCAACGGTATGAACCCGGAAATCGAACTCCGTGAACATCAGAAAAATGCGGTTGCACACATTCTGTACGGCGGCAATACGCTGTTGGCACACGCAGTCGGTGCGGGCAAGACCTTTGAAATGGTGGCGGCTGCTATGGAGTCCAAACGACTCGGACTTTGCAATAAGTCGCTGTTCGTAGTCCCGAATCACTTAACCGAACAATGGGCGGCGGAGTTCTTGCAGCTCTATCCGGCGGCGAATATTCTTGTTGCGACAAAGCGAGATTTTGAGACCAAGAACCGCAAAAAATTCTGCGGTCGAATTGCTACGGGAGATTATGACGCAGTAATCATCGGTCATTCCCAGTTTGAAAAAATACCGATGTCCATTGAAAGACAGAGGGCAATTCTTGAGCAGCAGCTTGAAGAACTGACAGACGGTATTATGGATTTGAAGCGAAACCGTGGAGAAAATTTCTCCATAAAACAGCTTGAAAAGTCTAAAAAGTCCGTGAAACAAAAGCTGGAAAAGCTCAACGACCAAAGCCGCAAGGATGATGTTGTTACCTTTGAAGAACTCGGTGTGGACAGGCTCTTTATCGACGAGAGCCATTATTACAAGAACCTCTATCTTTACACCAAAATGCGTAATGTGGGCGGTATCGCTCAAACGGAAGCACAGAAATCCTCCGACCTGTTTATGAAGTGCCGATACCTTGACGAGCTTACAGGCGGTCGAGGAACGATATTTGCGACCGGTACTCCTATCTCAAACAGTATGGTGGAACTCTATACCATTCAGCGATACTTGCAGTACAACACGCTTGTGAAAAACAACTTGCAACACTTCGACTCGTGGGCAAGTACCTTCGGAGAGACTGTAACAGCCGTTGAGCTTACCCCGGAGGGAACGGGTTACAGAGCGAAAACCCGCTTTGCAAAATTCTATAACCTTCCGGAGCTTATGGCAATGTTTAAGGAGGTTGCCGACATTAAGACGGCGGATATGCTGGAGCTGCCTGTGCCGGAAGCACACTTCCACAATGTTGCGGTCAAGCCGTCGGAAATGCAGAAAGAAATGGTTGCTTCCCTTGCGGAACGAGCCGAGAAAGTCCGTGGCGGCGGTGTGGATTCGAGTGTGGATAATATGCTCAAAATCACAAACGACGGCAGAAAGCTGGCACTTGACCAGCGTATGCTAAACGATATGCTGCCTGATTTTGAGGGCAGTAAAATCAACGCCTGCGTCGATAACATCTACCGTATTTGGGAGGAAACAGCCGATAAAAAATCGGCACAGCTTGTGTTCTGCGACCTCTCAACGCCAAAGAATGACGGCACATTCTCGGTGTATAACGATATCAGAAAAAAGCTCATAGAGCGTGGTGTCCCCGAAAGCGAAGTCCGCTTTATCCACGAAGCAGATACCGATGTGAAGAAAAAAGAACTGTTCCAAAAGACCCGTAAAGGCGAGGTCAGAGTGCTTCTCGGTTCTACGCAGAAGATGGGAGCCGGCACGAATGTTCAGGACAGACTTATCGCACTTCACGATGTCGATTGCCCGTGGAGACCGTCAGACTTGGAGCAGCGTTCCGGTCGAATTATCCGTCAGGGCAACTCAAACCCTGATGTAGATATTTACCGCTATGTAACGGAGCAGACCTTTGACGCATATCTCTATCAGCTTGTAGAGGGAAAGCAAAAATTCGCCAGTCAGATTATGACGAGCAAATCTCCGGTGCGTTCTGCCGAGGATATTGATGAAACCGCCCTGTCCTATGCAGAGATTAAAATGCTTGCCACCGGCAATCCGTATATTAAGGAAAAGATGGATTTGGATATTCAAGTCCAAAAGCTGAAGCTCTTAAAATCCAACTTTCTATCAGAAAAATACGCTTTGGAGGATAAGATAATCAAATATTATCCGCAGAGAATTACAGCTTTGGAAAACCGTATTGAAGGCTTGAAGCAAGATGTAGAAACTGCGAAACAGCACCCGAAACCAACGGACGACCGCTTTGTCGGTATGGAGGTTAAGGGTGTTTTTTATTCCGAAAAAGCCGACGCCGGTAAAGCAATCATTGAAGTCTGTAAGCAGATGAACAGCCCCGACCCTATTCCTCTCGGCAAGTACCGAGGGTTTGAAACGGAGCTGCTTTTTAATACCGCAGAGCGAAATTATGAGGTTCGACTGAAGGGTGCGACAAGCAGAAATGTTCCTCTCGGCGATGACGCACACGGCAATATTATCCGTCTTGATAACGGAATTGAGAGATTTGCCGAGAGCTTATCGCTTGCGGAAAATGACCTTGAGAACACCAAAAATCAGTTGGAAACCGCAAAGAAAGAAGTCCAAAAACCATTTATCCAAGAGGAAGAATTGAAAACAAAGCTTGCCCGACTGGACGAGCTGAATATCTTGCTCAATATGGATAAGCGAGAAAACGAAATTGTCGGCGGCGAACCCGATGAGGGCGAAGTGCCGAAGACACGAAAGGAGAAAACCTATGAACGATAAAATGACACCCGATAAGGAAAGAGAAAACTGCCCTTGCAGGAAATCAATCATCAACCCTTTTGACGCAATGATGATGGTTGTGGTCAGGAGACTTGATAAAGCATATCTCGAATTGAAAAGAAGCAAACCACCCGCAAAGGAAGCAGAATTTGCTCTTAGAAATGCAAAGCTTTCTTTCTACGGAGAGTTGGTTCGACAGAGCATTGAAACGGTGTTTTCGCCGGAAGAAATCATTGCTTTGTATGAAAACGACGACCTTGCGGGAGGTGCTTGGACTGTTTGGAATGACATCGGCTGCCCTGTTGACAAGATACTTATCATCATTGCAAAGCTCAGTATCAACGAACCGATACAGAAAGCTGTTGCCGATTTGCTGATGTAGAACGGCGGTGATACCTATGCCGTATATAGCACCGGAAGTCATAACAGAAGCCAAGCGAATGGACTTATTAACCTATCTCAGAGAGTATGAACCGGGCGAGCTTGTCAAGTTTTCAAGCAACACCTACACCACAAGAACCCACGACAGCTTGAAGATTTCCAACGGAAAATGGATGTGGTGGTCGAGAGGTATCGGGGGCAAATCCGCCCTCGATTATCTTATCAAAGTCCGTGGAATGGATTTTGTGCAGGCGGTTCAGACCATTATGGGAAACGGTTCAGTCAGCTTTCCGACTTGCAAAAATATCAAAAGCTATGAGGAACAGCCTTTGCTTCTGCCCCAAAAAAGCCCCACTACCGAGGTGGTATTTGATTACCTTTTCGGGCGTGGGATTGATTATGAAATCATCAACCACTGTTTGGAACAGGAGCTAATCATTGAGTCGCTCCCATATCACAATGCTGTTTTTATCGGCTATGACGAGAACAAAGAACCTAAATACGCCGCTTACAGAGCAACAAACCAATCAAGGATTATGGGCGACTGCACCGGCAGTAAAAAGCAATATTCTTTCCGCCTGACTGCCGAAAACACCGGAGAGGTTCATCTTTTTGAGTGTGCCATTGACCTGCTTTCCTATGCAACTTTGATGAAGCTGGAGGGCAAAGACTGGCGACAGTTTAACCTTGTTTCTCTTGCGGGAGTGTATTCCCCAAAGCAGAAAATTGAGGACTCGAAAGTGCCTGTTACACTCGGCAGGCTGCTTGAAAAGGACAAAACAATCAGGCGAATTGTTCTTCATTTGGACAATGATATTGCCGGAAGAAAAGCTACCAAAGCGTTGCAGACTATTCTCTCAGATAAGTATGAAGTCGTTGACGACCCTCCCCAATACGGGAAAGATGTCAACGATTTTCTTTGTAAACGCTTAGGGATAAAGGATAAAACCGAAAGGAGTTTTGCACGATGAAACTAAAAGAAATCAGAGAAATGTACCCGGAGGGTACGCAGATTGTACTCACTGAAATGGCTGGCGAAAGTCAAATGCCCTATGGGCTAAAAGGAACAGTTAAGTTCGTTGACGACGCCGGACAGATTCATATGAGTTGGGAAAACGGCAGCTCTCTTGCTTTGAATATTCACGAGGATACCTTTGAAAAGGTCGAAGCACCGGAGAAGATTTCCGTCATTCTTGTTGAGCCGGGCAGGTATCCGAAACTTATTGAAATCGAGGATACCCTTGAAGCAATGCAGTCTCTTGTGGAGGGAGATATTGAAGAATATATGCCCTTTGAGGACGAGGTTGCCATCATCTGCAACGAGGAAGGAAAGATGAACGGTATGCCTCTGAACAGGGCTGTTTATTCCGAGCCTGAAAATGTTGAGATGAGTTATCCGCAGTTGAAAGCTCATTTCCGGCAGGCAGAAAAAGAAAGAAACCACACGACCGGATATATTGTTTTTACGGATGACAGCTTTGACAAGCCTTACACAGAAGAACAAAGAACCTATGTTGTCAGCAGTAACAATAAGGCTTTCATTGAGGGTATGGGCGGATATTCTATCTATGCTTCTTCCCTTGACGGCTCGGATAAATGTGTGCGACTGGAAGCGTATATGGCTGATGAACACGGCGGCAAGGACGGTTGGAAGATTGAAAAATGTTATGTGAAAGACGACAGCAACCGTGAAATGCTCGACATTATTGCCGGCAAGTTTTTCATTGCATACGCACCGATTGAGTCGGAAAAGTTTCTCAGTATGCCGAAAGAACTGGCTCGTAAGTACGAGGAAAAGTTCAAATACCCGGAGAGATTTTACAAGTCTTTGGACGGTATTGAAGCAAAGCCGTATAAGCCGGTCTCCAAGGATATGGAGAGATAATAGTCAATCTATGGGGCAACCCTGAGTGTCTGCATAATCTTAGCGAGCAGACCATTTATGGACAGGAATGTCCAAAACGGTACACTCGTTAGGGGTTGCCCCTAATACCCCAAGCAAGAAAGGAGTAAAGCAATGCGGGAGATAGTATTGGTTGCCGCCGGGTTAATCATCGGCGGCTTTTTCGGAGTAACAACAATGTGCCTGTTTCAGATAAACCGGGACAGGCACTATATTAACAGAAAGGACAGCGATAAAAATGAGCAAGAGAAACATTGAAAAGCACATTCTGATGAACAAGGCAGAAGCTCAGGATTTGCAGAAAAAAGCAAAGCGGGCGTGTCTTTCCGAAGGCGGTCTTATCCGTTTGCTTCTCAAAGGATACGAGCCGAGAGAAAAGCCCGACGAAAGATTTTACGATGTTATGCGTGAGTTATCTGCTATCGGGAACAACATCAATCAGCTTGCGGTAAAAGCAAATTCCCTCGGATTTGTTGACGCACCGCAGCTCAAAAAGGAAGCCGAGCGTTGGCACAAGTTTCAGGCTGATGTGGAGCGTACTTTTTTAAGACCCGATAAGAGCGATATGAAATGGCAGTAAGTAAATTGTGGTCGGTCACATCAAGGCTCGGTCAGGTAATCGACTATGCCGCCAATCCCGAAAAGACTGCGACAGACATTTACACCGAGGAACAGTATCAGGCTCTCCGTGATGTTCTCAGCTATGCAAAGGACGAAGAAAAAACTGAGCGTGAGTTTTTCGTTGAGGGTATCAACTGCAATCCGGCGACCGCAAGAGACCAGTTTGTGTCTGTGAAAAAAGCATACGGCAAAGACGATGGCATTCAAGCCTATCACGGATACCTGAGCTTTAAGGAACAGGATATTTCCCCGGAGCTTGCACAGAAAATCGGAATGGAATTTGCAAACGAAGTGTGGGGCAAAAGATTTCAGGTGGTGGTTACTACTCATCTGAACACAAAGCACCTGCACTGCCACTATGTAATCAATTCCGTTTCCTTTGTGGACGGTAAGCGATTATGGGGAGACGAAAAAGCGTGGTTCAAGTTCCGCTTGGTTGCCGACCGTCTCTGTGAAAAGTACGGACTGTATTACAATCCGAACCCGAACCGCAGTAAGCAATCCTCATATTACTACAAGCAGGAACAAGCCGGTATGCCGAGCCGATACTCCATTACCCGTGACGCCATTGATGAAGCGATTGCACACAGCACTAACTTAAAGACCTTTGATTATATCCTGACGCAGATGGGCTATGAGCATTGTCTCAGCGACAGCCGAAAGTATTGGACGATTGTTCCGAAAGGATACAAGAAGCCGATACGACTTAAATCCCTCGGAGAGAATTATACCGAGGACGCAATCAAGCGTAGGCTGACGGAAAATCAAAAGGTTCTCATCGTTCCTTTTGTAAAGGAAACGGTAAGAGTCACACAGTACCGATTGCCCACAAGAGAACACAAAATCAAAAAGGTCGGCGGACTGTATGGGCTGTATCTGCATTACTGCTATAAACTCGGTTATCTGCCGAAATATAAAAAACAGAATACCGCAAGGCTTCACTATCTTTTGAAAGAAGATTTACTGAAGCTGGACAAAATCACTCAGGAGACAAGGCTGCTTGGACGGGAGAACATTTCTACCGACGAGCAGCTTTTCTCATATAAAGAGTCCGTATTGTCGCAAATCAAATCCCTGACTGACGATAGAACGCACCTGCGAAAACAGTTAAGAAGAAATTTGAGTGACGATGAGCTATCAAATGTCAAAGAGCAGATTACGGCAATCACGAGCAAGCTGTGGACTCTCCGAAAAGAGGTCGGTCTTTGTGATGACATAGCCGAAAGGTCAAAGGTCATTGAAGCCAACCTTGAAACGGTAAGAGCTTACGAAGAAAAACAAGAACGAAAGGAGCAGAACCGTAATGACAAACGGAGGTGATGCGGCAGAACAGGTCGTCAGGCTATCGCTTGAGGGCTTTGAAGTAGCCGCAAAATTAAGCGGAGCGGCAGCAAAGAATATTGCCGTTCTTTTAGTCTCTGTTCTCAAACAGGAACAAAAAACAAAAGGCAAGGCTCGACTTACCAATATGATTAAATCGGGCAAGGAGCTGAAAGTGTTTTCTATCCCCAACAAGGACTTGAAGAAGTTTACCGAGCAGGCAAAACGCTACGGCGTTCTCTACTGCGTACTCAGGGATAAAAACACAAAGGGCGATAATGTACCGATTGATATTATCGCCCGTGCTGAGGACGCTTCCAAAATTCAGAGAATCGTTGAGAGATTTGAACTCGGCAAGGTTGATAAGGCTGCTATTGTTACCGAGTCTCAGAAGGCTGTCGAAAAGCGTGATGCTTTGGAAAAAGACAAGCCGACAAAATCCAAGAACGAAATCATCACAGAGGAAGCAGTCAGAAAGCCTATTCAGAAAGAGGGGTACTCCCAGTCAAACCCCACAGTCGCCAAAACGGACAAAAACCCTCCGTCAAGGCAAAACTCAGAGCCGGTAGATATGCAAACTGATAAGGGTACTGTCAGCGACAGACAGAGAAAGCCGTCGGTGAAAGCAAAGCTCGACCGATATAAGGCACAGTCCAAGCAGCAGAAAGAAGCAGAACGCAAAGAGCCGGAGGTATCAAAGCCGGAGGTTAAGAACGCCCCGGCACAGACCGTACACAAGCTGTGGACTCTCCGAAAAGAGGTCGGTCTTTGTGATGACATAGCCGAAAGGTCAAAGGTCATTGAAGCCAACCTTGAAACGGTAAGAGCTTACGAAGAAAAACAAGAACGAAAGGAGCAGAACCGTAATGACAAACGGAGGTGATGCGGCAGAACAGGTCGTCAGGCTATCGCTTGAGGGCTTTGAAGTAGCCGCAAAATTAAGCGGAGCGGCAGCAAAGAATATTGCCGTTCTTTTAGTCTCTGTTCTCAAACAGGAACAAAAAACAAAAGGCAAGGCTCGACTTACCAATATGATTAAATCGGGCAAGGAGCTGAAAGTGTTTTCTATCCCCAACAAGGACTTGAAGAAGTTTACCGAGCAGGCAAAACGCTACGGCGTTCTCTACTGCGTACTCAGGGATAAAAACACAAAGGGCGATAATGTACCGATTGATATTATCGCCCGTGCTGAGGACGCTTCCAAAATTCAGAGAATCGTTGAGAGATTTGAACTCGGCAAGGTTGATAAGGCTGCTATTGTTACCGAGTCTCAGAAGGCTGTCGAAAAGCGTGATGCTTTGGAAAAAGACAAGCCGACAAAATCCAAGAACGAAATCATCACAGAGGAAGCAGTCAGAAAGCCTATTCAGAAAGAGGGGTACTCCCAGTCAAACCCCACAGTCGCCAAAACGGACAAAAACCCTCCGTCAAGGCAAAACTCAGAGCCGGTAGATATGCAAACTGATAAGGGTACTGTCAGCGACAGACAGAGAAAGCCGTCGGTGAAAGCAAAGCTCGACCGATATAAGGCACAGTCCAAGCAGCAGAAAGAAGCAGAACGCAAAGAGCCGGAGGTATCAAAGCCGGAGGTTAAGAACGCCCCGGCACAGACCGTACACCAGCAGCCGAAACCCAAAAGCAAAAATGTGAAAGAGAGGTAATCACAATGACAAACAATTTTACCCCTGCTAAGGCAGGACAGCAGAGAAACAGACTTTCCAAAGAGGAATACGCCGATAAGATGAAGGCAGAAAAGGAAGCCGTATATCAGATGGCGGACGAAACCGCAAAGGCTATCGTTTCCGACCCGGAGAAGTTCAAAGCGTTCCTTGATACGCAGAGCCGTCTTGACCGATATTCTGCGGTCAACGCACTTCTGATTTTCAAGCAGCTTCCCGAAGCAAGCCAGCTCAAAAACTTTGACGACTGGAGCAAAGACAATGTGAAAATTCAGAAAGGTGCGAAAAGCATTTCCATTCTTGAACCTGTCGAGTATGCCAAGAGAGACGGTACGACCGGCATTTCCTACAATGTGAAAAAGGTCTTTGATGTTTCGCAGACCAATGGCAAGAGACCGCCTGCACCTACTGTAAACCGTGACCCGAAAGCTCTCATTACCGTTATGCTGGATTCTTCCCCGGTTGAAGTGGAAGCCACAAATGAACTTCCGTATCCCAATATGGCGGCGTTTTACAACAACGAGGAGCAGACCTTGTATGTGAAGCGTGATGTGGGAGACAGCGTTGCGGTCGCTCAGTGCGTAGCACAGGAACTTGGCCACGCACAGCTCTCCATCAACAGCGACAGTTACAGCAGAGC harbors:
- a CDS encoding plasmid mobilization protein is translated as MSKRNIEKHILMNKAEAQDLQKKAKRACLSEGGLIRLLLKGYEPREKPDERFYDVMRELSAIGNNINQLAVKANSLGFVDAPQLKKEAERWHKFQADVERTFLRPDKSDMKWQ
- a CDS encoding PcfB family protein gives rise to the protein MTNGGDAAEQVVRLSLEGFEVAAKLSGAAAKNIAVLLVSVLKQEQKTKGKARLTNMIKSGKELKVFSIPNKDLKKFTEQAKRYGVLYCVLRDKNTKGDNVPIDIIARAEDASKIQRIVERFELGKVDKAAIVTESQKAVEKRDALEKDKPTKSKNEIITEEAVRKPIQKEGYSQSNPTVAKTDKNPPSRQNSEPVDMQTDKGTVSDRQRKPSVKAKLDRYKAQSKQQKEAERKEPEVSKPEVKNAPAQTVHQQPKPKSKNVKER
- a CDS encoding PcfB family protein, which translates into the protein MTNGGDAAEQVVRLSLEGFEVAAKLSGAAAKNIAVLLVSVLKQEQKTKGKARLTNMIKSGKELKVFSIPNKDLKKFTEQAKRYGVLYCVLRDKNTKGDNVPIDIIARAEDASKIQRIVERFELGKVDKAAIVTESQKAVEKRDALEKDKPTKSKNEIITEEAVRKPIQKEGYSQSNPTVAKTDKNPPSRQNSEPVDMQTDKGTVSDRQRKPSVKAKLDRYKAQSKQQKEAERKEPEVSKPEVKNAPAQTVHKLWTLRKEVGLCDDIAERSKVIEANLETVRAYEEKQERKEQNRNDKRR
- a CDS encoding DUF3991 and TOPRIM domain-containing protein — protein: MPYIAPEVITEAKRMDLLTYLREYEPGELVKFSSNTYTTRTHDSLKISNGKWMWWSRGIGGKSALDYLIKVRGMDFVQAVQTIMGNGSVSFPTCKNIKSYEEQPLLLPQKSPTTEVVFDYLFGRGIDYEIINHCLEQELIIESLPYHNAVFIGYDENKEPKYAAYRATNQSRIMGDCTGSKKQYSFRLTAENTGEVHLFECAIDLLSYATLMKLEGKDWRQFNLVSLAGVYSPKQKIEDSKVPVTLGRLLEKDKTIRRIVLHLDNDIAGRKATKALQTILSDKYEVVDDPPQYGKDVNDFLCKRLGIKDKTERSFAR
- a CDS encoding DUF3789 domain-containing protein, coding for MREIVLVAAGLIIGGFFGVTTMCLFQINRDRHYINRKDSDKNEQEKH
- a CDS encoding relaxase/mobilization nuclease domain-containing protein; its protein translation is MAVSKLWSVTSRLGQVIDYAANPEKTATDIYTEEQYQALRDVLSYAKDEEKTEREFFVEGINCNPATARDQFVSVKKAYGKDDGIQAYHGYLSFKEQDISPELAQKIGMEFANEVWGKRFQVVVTTHLNTKHLHCHYVINSVSFVDGKRLWGDEKAWFKFRLVADRLCEKYGLYYNPNPNRSKQSSYYYKQEQAGMPSRYSITRDAIDEAIAHSTNLKTFDYILTQMGYEHCLSDSRKYWTIVPKGYKKPIRLKSLGENYTEDAIKRRLTENQKVLIVPFVKETVRVTQYRLPTREHKIKKVGGLYGLYLHYCYKLGYLPKYKKQNTARLHYLLKEDLLKLDKITQETRLLGRENISTDEQLFSYKESVLSQIKSLTDDRTHLRKQLRRNLSDDELSNVKEQITAITSKLWTLRKEVGLCDDIAERSKVIEANLETVRAYEEKQERKEQNRNDKRR
- a CDS encoding DUF3846 domain-containing protein, with the translated sequence MKLKEIREMYPEGTQIVLTEMAGESQMPYGLKGTVKFVDDAGQIHMSWENGSSLALNIHEDTFEKVEAPEKISVILVEPGRYPKLIEIEDTLEAMQSLVEGDIEEYMPFEDEVAIICNEEGKMNGMPLNRAVYSEPENVEMSYPQLKAHFRQAEKERNHTTGYIVFTDDSFDKPYTEEQRTYVVSSNNKAFIEGMGGYSIYASSLDGSDKCVRLEAYMADEHGGKDGWKIEKCYVKDDSNREMLDIIAGKFFIAYAPIESEKFLSMPKELARKYEEKFKYPERFYKSLDGIEAKPYKPVSKDMER